The sequence ATTTATAGGGTAGTAAGTGTGAAAATTTTGACTTACTTGTGGGAGATCATTATGTCCTGGTTGTACACTTGTATAGAATAGAATTGGACCTGAAAAGTACCATGTATGGGTAGCTCTCCTTCATGTACACCAACCAGCTGAAGATAAGAAAGGATACAGGATTAGTAGTTGATATTGAGAGGATAAATCAATCATTCTCCCTCCTCCTTTATCCGGTCTTGGGACCGGCAACGCAAGCATTGGCGGAGTTTAAAAGGTTTGGTGAACACCAAATTAATAAGATCATTATATTAGGTAAATATAGGCATTTacagatccaaaaaaaaaacctaacctcACTGTGCTAGACAACACTACTAAGGCTGGAACAACAAAAAAAGGACACTAACAAGCAAATTCTTAGATGCAACAAGTTGAATTTGCCATGTGCTAGTGTCGAACCTGTCCTTGCTGCACAAAAGATCTCAGCTAAGGATGAAATAACAAAACAAAAGACCAAAAAACAAGAATATACTAATGCTCAATGCTAACTGGTTGCTATGCTTGTGTTGAACCTATCATCGTTGCGCAAAAGAACACAAAAAGATCACAAACTAGGAAGATATTACACCTTTACCGGCACGAACCGCAACCTATCTTCAGACCAGATCAAAAAAGTAGATAGTTCCAGATCCTTAAAAAAGTTAACGTCATCTCCTTGTGGACCATCGCATACTAACGCAGACTGATCATGAACTTCCTTGACATagaccttcttctctaatggcttAACCTTTCTACAATGAACATAATCGCCAGCAATAATACATCCTGATGCAACAACTCTTCTTCTATTATCTAGTAGTTGAACATGCAAGGAAGGAGGTTCATTGGTTACACTGTCAGCATGATCCAAGCTTTGATCAAGTTGATGACCTAAGTGAGAATTGGACCCTTTCTCTGGGCTAGGAGTGCCTACGCGAGATGGTGATGTAGGCGTCTTGCGTTTCATGCAGTTCAACATCTCCTaagaacaagaatagataaaATCATTGTCTATTAACTATTAAACCTGAACATATTTCCTACATTACGACAAGTCAGAACTTAAAACTTACCTTCAGTGCGCTGCCCAGGGACCCATATTCACCTTCAATACCAATCAGTTTACCGCCCATAAACCCCACATCGGCTTCGATTTTGTTTAATTTAAGAGCATTCTCATTATCTCTTTGTTGAAGGGCATAATGTGCAATTGCTGCCATTCCAACTTGCTTCTTCGACATATGGGATGAGTAGCCACGAATCCCACCACTTCGTTTTCTTCCAAACACCTCCTCTAGTTCAGCTGAAACCACATTACTAGAACTTGACTGATCTCCTTTCCCTTTGTTCCTCTCTACAGCCCCTGATACTTTGCCCTGCATTTAGAATGAGAAAATTTAGCTGCAGTAAGTACTATTTACCAATGAGATTAGAAAGACA comes from Papaver somniferum cultivar HN1 chromosome 7, ASM357369v1, whole genome shotgun sequence and encodes:
- the LOC113295804 gene encoding uncharacterized protein LOC113295804 isoform X1, whose protein sequence is MSSNRSSSGPSTSATTSSQQNVSSSSAKPKLIVEVHIAGKIEGDAAARFSTRVGELIRTHIPKSYKEWRLVPVNFKDDVWNALMGEFSLTVDPAVCREIIEVSFPPYYRRFKYEVRQTLKRIVKALRQAEKASLRVEQAIKEGVEIPEAEEEDEDEALPELTPEIWESVRADVPPGINGINPNIWEEFVDMEKNPEKIAKNKVNAESKAKNTIHHTLGRCTYHNKKHKLDEMSEKVVPPSTIEKWLYGHLRRDGTVHPSALEVHGKVSGAVERNKGKGDQSSSSNVVSAELEEVFGRKRSGGIRGYSSHMSKKQVGMAAIAHYALQQRDNENALKLNKIEADVGFMGGKLIGIEGEYGSLGSALKEMLNCMKRKTPTSPSRVGTPSPEKGSNSHLGHQLDQSLDHADSVTNEPPSLHVQLLDNRRRVVASGCIIAGDYVHCRKVKPLEKKVYVKEVHDQSALVCDGPQGDDVNFFKDLELSTFLIWSEDRLRFVPVKLVGVHEGELPIHGTFQVQFYSIQVYNQDIMISHNQV
- the LOC113295804 gene encoding uncharacterized protein LOC113295804 isoform X2, encoding MSSNRSSSGPSTSATTSSQQNVSSSSAKPKLIVEVHIAGKIEGDAAARFSTRVGELIRTHIPKSYKEWRLVPVNFKDDVWNALMGEFSLTVDPAVCREIIEVSFPPYYRRFKYEVRQTLKRIVKALRQAEKASLRVEQAIKEGVEIPEAEEEDEDEALPELTPEIWESVRADVPPGINGINPNIWEEFVDMEKNPEKIAKNKVNAESKAKNTIHHTLGRCTYHNKKHKLDEMSEKVVPPSTIEKWLYGHLRRDGTVHPSALEVHGKVSGAVERNKGKGDQSSSSNVVSAELEEVFGRKRSGGIRGYSSHMSKKQVGMAAIAHYALQQRDNENALKLNKIEADVGFMGGKLIGIEGEYGSLGSALKEMLNCMKRKTPTSPSRVGTPSPEKGSNSHLGHQLDQSLDHADSVTNEPPSLHVQLLDNRRRVVASGCIIAGDYVHCRKVKPLEKKVYVKEVHDQSALVCDGPQGDDVNFFKDLELSTFLIWSEDRLRFVPVKLVGVHEGELPIHGTFQVQFYSIQVYNQDIMISHN